From the genome of Gracilinanus agilis isolate LMUSP501 chromosome 2, AgileGrace, whole genome shotgun sequence, one region includes:
- the CALM2 gene encoding calmodulin-2 → MADQLTEEQIAEFKEAFSLFDKDGDGTITTKELGTVMRSLGQNPTEAELQDMINEVDADGNGTIDFPEFLTMMARKMKDTDSEEEIREAFRVFDKDGNGYISAAELRHVMTNLGEKLTDEEVDEMIREADIDGDGQVNYEEFVQMMTAK, encoded by the exons ATG GCTGATCAACTGACAGAAGAGCAAATTGCAG AATTCAAAGAAGCCTTTTCACTATTTGACAAGGATGGAGATGGTACTATAACAACAAAGGAATTGGGAACTGTAATGAGGTCACTTGGGCAAAACCCCACTGAAGCTGAATTGCAGGATATGATTAATGAAGTAGATGCTGATG GTAATGGCACAATTGACTTTCCAGAATTTCTGACTATGATggcaagaaaaatgaaagacacaGACAGTGAAGAAGAAATTAGAGAAGCATTCCGTGTGTTTGACAAG GATGGCAATGGTTATATTAGTGCAGCAGAACTTCGCCATGTGATGACAAACCTTGGAGAGAAGTTAACAGACGAAGAGGTTGATGAAATGATCAGGGAAGCAGATATTGATGGTGATGGTCAAGTAAACTATGAAG agTTTGTACAAATGATGACAGCAAAGTGA